GAGCGTCTAGACCTATCTACTGCTAAATCCTGGAAGAATTCTCCTATTACATAGAATAGCATGACCGCAACTCCTTCTGGATACTCTCCTATCATGAAAGCTCCTATAGTTGCCACTGTGATTAGGAAGTTCTCATCAAAAAAATTACGATGAATTGAGTTCACCACAGCGTTTCTAACAACTTTCCATCCGACAAGTAGATAACTAACTACGAAAATGCCAAACACGATTGGCTTGTTAATATTGTAATAATATTTCAGGATCATGCCTATAGCGAACAATACCAAGGAAGGAATTATGAAGTAGAGAGCTTTCTTTGGATTTTCTTCTTCCTCTTCATGGTGGTGATGCTCATCTTCGATTATCTCAACTTCTGGCTCAATTTTCTTGATTATCTCCTTTGCTCTCTCTACATCTCCCTCTATTATTGCTTCCTTGGTTGCAAAGTTAACTATGGCAAACTTAAATCCCTCTCTCTTTAGGGCTTCCTCTATTTCATAAGCACAGCTTGCACAGTCAAGTCCTTCAAGTTTCAATTTTTTGGGCATCTGTCTCACCTAATTTATCATTTCTACATTTGAGCATTTGTGCAAATGTTTTATAAATTTTATGCTTTAATAATGTTTAACGTTTAATGAGGTGAATTATTCTTTCATGTGTTCTAGTGCAACTTTTAGAATCTCCCTAATATGCTCGTCGTTTAGTTTATAGAAAACGTTCTTTCCATCTTTTCTGTAAGTGATGATCTTCCTATCCTTTAAAATCCTAAGTTGGTGAGAAACTGCAGAGACTGAGAGTCCTGTAATATTTGAGAGGTCACATGTGCATAGTTCATCCTCTAAGAGGGCGAAGAGTATTTTCAACCTCGTGGGATTTCCAAGGGCATCAAAAAAGTCTGCAATTTCCAAAATCAACTCCTCCTTTGGCAACTTCTTCTTGACTCTGAGTATCTTATCGATGTGCTCTTCATACACCTTACATACCTCAACCATTCACTCAACCTCCTATAGTTGAGCAATTGTGCAAACTCTATAAATGTTTTTGGAAGAGTCTGGGGCCTAAGAGAATGTATAAGTACTGGATATCCAAAGTGATGTTACTCCTTGAAATAAGAGTGAGCTAATAACTGTTGATTCAACTACTTAATGGTAGACTAATGGCGCTAACAACTCTTCAGTTCTTTGGAAATGGGGTAGCAAAGAATAAAGATAA
The window above is part of the Pyrococcus sp. NA2 genome. Proteins encoded here:
- a CDS encoding helix-turn-helix transcriptional regulator; this translates as MVEVCKVYEEHIDKILRVKKKLPKEELILEIADFFDALGNPTRLKILFALLEDELCTCDLSNITGLSVSAVSHQLRILKDRKIITYRKDGKNVFYKLNDEHIREILKVALEHMKE